The Paenibacillus uliginis N3/975 genome has a window encoding:
- the iolD gene encoding 3D-(3,5/4)-trihydroxycyclohexane-1,2-dione acylhydrolase (decyclizing) codes for MTTIRLTTAQALVRFLNQQYIEFDGQQKRFVKGIFTIFGHGNVLGLGQALEEAPGELEVYQGRNEQGMAHAAVAFAKQKRRRQICACTSSVGPGAANMITAAATATANQIPVLLLPGDTFASRQPDPVLQQIEQTYDMTISTNDAFRPVSKYWDRISRPEQLMSAMIQAMRVLTDPADTGAVTIALPQDVQAEAYDYPLSFFQRRVHRIERRPASEEALKAAEDLIRERRKPILVYGGGVRYSEAGEALIAFAEAFRIPIVETQAGKSAIPASHPWNVGGIGVTGNEAANKLAREADLIIGVGTRFTDFTTGSKELFGHPDKAVLTINASPFHAGKLDAVSVVADARTALLTLHERLVQVGYKSSYKTEVEAAKKSWTAEWNRLAQIEYDTSNFKPEIEGHLNEALPEYVQVLNSHLTQTQVLGILNDLLGEEAVIVGAAGSLPGDLQRMWRSEKPNTYHMEYGYSCMGYEISGALGVKIAEPEREVYAFCGDGSYMMLHSELVTSLQERQKVNVLLFDNIGFGCINNLQMGHGMGSFGTEFRARNLSTGKLDGELLLIDFAKSAAGYGVATRTVRTKGELAEAIEWAKEQTTSTLLDIKVLPKTMTDGYGAWWNVGVAQVSDQAGIKQASVDREHHLKQARPY; via the coding sequence ATGACGACGATTCGATTGACGACAGCCCAAGCGCTGGTTCGGTTCTTGAATCAACAATATATAGAGTTTGATGGACAGCAGAAGAGATTTGTAAAAGGGATCTTTACGATATTCGGGCATGGCAACGTGCTCGGTCTAGGCCAGGCGCTGGAAGAGGCGCCTGGGGAGCTTGAAGTATATCAAGGCCGGAATGAGCAAGGCATGGCACATGCTGCTGTTGCTTTTGCGAAGCAGAAGCGTCGCAGACAAATCTGCGCTTGCACCTCGTCTGTCGGGCCAGGTGCAGCGAACATGATAACAGCTGCCGCAACGGCGACAGCGAATCAGATCCCGGTGCTGCTGCTGCCGGGTGACACATTCGCTTCCCGTCAGCCAGATCCGGTGCTTCAGCAGATCGAGCAGACGTATGACATGACGATCTCGACGAACGATGCATTCCGCCCAGTTAGTAAGTACTGGGATCGCATATCTCGTCCTGAGCAGTTGATGTCAGCGATGATTCAAGCGATGCGCGTGCTGACGGACCCGGCGGATACCGGAGCAGTCACGATCGCACTTCCGCAGGATGTGCAGGCGGAAGCGTACGATTATCCGCTGTCTTTCTTTCAGCGCCGAGTACATCGCATCGAGCGCCGCCCTGCGAGCGAAGAGGCGCTTAAGGCGGCAGAAGATCTTATCCGCGAGAGACGGAAGCCGATTCTCGTGTACGGCGGAGGTGTTCGCTACTCCGAGGCAGGAGAAGCCTTGATAGCGTTCGCGGAAGCGTTCCGCATCCCGATCGTCGAGACGCAGGCTGGAAAAAGCGCGATCCCTGCATCCCATCCGTGGAATGTAGGCGGGATTGGGGTTACGGGTAATGAAGCGGCTAACAAGCTTGCACGCGAAGCCGATCTTATTATCGGTGTCGGCACACGGTTCACCGACTTCACTACGGGTTCGAAGGAGTTGTTCGGGCACCCTGATAAGGCGGTGTTGACGATTAATGCCTCGCCATTCCATGCTGGTAAGCTTGATGCGGTCAGTGTCGTAGCGGATGCCCGCACCGCACTTCTTACTTTGCATGAGCGCCTTGTGCAGGTTGGCTATAAGTCGTCCTACAAGACTGAGGTTGAAGCAGCGAAGAAATCGTGGACGGCAGAGTGGAACAGGCTGGCACAGATCGAATATGACACAAGCAACTTCAAGCCAGAGATTGAAGGTCATCTCAATGAGGCCTTGCCGGAATATGTGCAGGTGCTGAACAGCCATCTTACGCAGACGCAGGTGCTGGGCATATTGAATGATCTACTTGGTGAAGAGGCGGTCATCGTTGGTGCAGCAGGTAGTCTGCCGGGAGATCTGCAACGGATGTGGAGGTCGGAGAAACCGAACACGTATCACATGGAATACGGTTATTCTTGTATGGGCTATGAAATCTCGGGAGCTCTCGGTGTAAAGATCGCGGAACCCGAGCGCGAAGTGTACGCATTTTGCGGGGATGGCAGCTATATGATGTTGCATTCCGAGCTGGTCACAAGCTTACAGGAAAGGCAAAAAGTGAACGTATTGCTCTTCGACAACATCGGCTTCGGCTGTATTAATAACTTGCAGATGGGTCATGGCATGGGAAGCTTTGGTACAGAATTCCGAGCACGCAACTTGTCGACAGGTAAGTTGGACGGGGAGTTACTGCTGATCGACTTTGCCAAAAGTGCTGCTGGATATGGTGTCGCAACTCGTACCGTACGTACGAAGGGCGAGCTCGCTGAAGCGATTGAGTGGGCGAAAGAACAGACGACATCAACGCTCTTGGACATTAAGGTACTACCAAAGACAATGACAGATGGTTATGGCGCTTGGTGGAATGTAGGTGTTGCTCAAGTGTCAGATCAGGCTGGAATTAAGCAGGCGTCGGTGGACCGAGAGCACCATTTGAAACAGGCAAGACCTTACTAA
- the iolE gene encoding myo-inosose-2 dehydratase, whose amino-acid sequence MFAAGTVKLGIAPIGWTNDDMPELGGSNTFEQCVSEMALAGFTGTEIGNKYPKNVSALHKALNLRNLEVASAWFSAYLTVQDYKETARLFIEHRDFLHAMGAKVIVVSEQGHSIQGQMETPLFANKPVFTDEQWNRLVEGLHGLGELAREKGMHLVYHHHMGTVVQTTEEIDRLMESTDPALVSLLYDTGHLVFSGENHLDVLKRHMSRIKHVHLKDVRADVAHQVRTEQLSFLQAVKSGVFTVPGDGCIDFTPVFEELSGASYEGWLLVEAEQDPAKANPLEYAIKARGYIRDKAGV is encoded by the coding sequence ATGTTTGCAGCAGGTACCGTAAAGCTTGGAATTGCCCCTATCGGTTGGACGAATGATGACATGCCTGAATTGGGCGGCAGCAATACGTTTGAACAGTGTGTTAGTGAGATGGCTCTGGCAGGATTCACAGGCACGGAGATCGGTAATAAGTACCCCAAAAATGTAAGCGCTTTACATAAGGCGTTAAACTTAAGAAACTTAGAAGTGGCAAGTGCGTGGTTCAGCGCATATTTGACCGTTCAGGACTATAAAGAGACGGCTAGACTGTTCATCGAACATCGTGATTTCCTGCATGCAATGGGTGCGAAGGTGATCGTTGTTTCAGAGCAAGGTCACAGCATCCAAGGTCAAATGGAGACGCCGTTATTCGCAAACAAGCCTGTATTTACAGATGAACAATGGAATCGTCTCGTAGAAGGGTTGCACGGGCTCGGGGAATTGGCTCGGGAGAAGGGGATGCATCTCGTCTACCACCATCATATGGGGACAGTCGTACAGACGACAGAAGAGATCGATCGTCTCATGGAGAGCACAGACCCAGCTCTTGTGTCCTTGCTGTATGACACCGGTCATCTCGTGTTCTCGGGCGAAAACCACTTGGATGTGCTGAAGCGTCACATGAGTCGCATTAAGCATGTGCATTTGAAAGATGTGCGGGCAGACGTAGCGCATCAAGTTCGTACGGAGCAGCTGAGCTTCCTGCAAGCCGTGAAGTCCGGTGTGTTCACAGTTCCAGGAGATGGATGCATCGATTTTACACCTGTATTCGAGGAATTATCGGGCGCTTCGTATGAAGGATGGCTGCTCGTAGAGGCAGAACAGGACCCGGCGAAGGCGAATCCGTTGGAATACGCGATAAAGGCGAGAGGATATATTCGGGACAAAGCAGGAGTATAG
- a CDS encoding Gfo/Idh/MocA family protein, whose translation MQLNDNKRISVGLVGLGRLGRQHAENLAFRIPHCTLTAVCSVKEEEVEAAKRDLGVPYGYTDYEEMLRNNELDAIFIASPSGFHCKQIEQALAAGFHVFSEKPLGLYIEEALRVQEAVIRHPNQVFMLGFMRRYDRSYAYAKQQIEAGAIGEPVLVRCYGLDPAQAMPSFLQFAKSNYSGGLFLDMAIHDLDLARWYLGAEAETVWAIGGSHRYPELEQLEDAETGAALVQFEGKKMGIFVASRNCAHGYHIETEIIGTHGSLRIGTIPEKNQVALMDDRGIVRECASGFLERFEQAYVDEVIEFIRCIREDRKPEVTVADGVQSTILGYACKQSFETGQLVAVHHRK comes from the coding sequence ATGCAATTGAACGACAACAAGCGCATATCGGTTGGCTTAGTCGGCTTAGGCCGATTAGGAAGACAGCATGCAGAGAATTTGGCATTCCGTATACCGCACTGTACATTGACAGCCGTATGCAGTGTGAAGGAGGAGGAAGTGGAAGCTGCTAAGCGTGATCTTGGTGTTCCGTACGGATATACAGATTACGAAGAAATGCTGCGCAATAATGAGCTTGATGCGATCTTCATCGCTTCTCCATCTGGCTTCCACTGCAAGCAGATCGAACAGGCCTTGGCAGCGGGCTTTCACGTCTTCTCCGAGAAGCCGCTTGGCTTGTATATCGAAGAAGCGCTGCGTGTGCAGGAAGCTGTAATACGTCATCCTAATCAAGTGTTCATGCTCGGATTCATGAGACGTTATGACCGTTCTTACGCTTATGCTAAGCAGCAGATTGAAGCGGGAGCAATTGGCGAGCCTGTGCTTGTCCGCTGTTATGGACTCGATCCTGCTCAGGCGATGCCTAGCTTCTTGCAGTTCGCTAAGAGCAACTACAGTGGTGGATTGTTCCTCGACATGGCGATTCATGATCTCGATCTAGCACGTTGGTATCTTGGCGCTGAAGCGGAAACGGTATGGGCAATTGGCGGTTCGCATCGTTATCCAGAGCTTGAACAGCTGGAGGATGCAGAGACAGGAGCGGCTCTCGTGCAGTTCGAGGGTAAGAAGATGGGGATATTCGTGGCAAGTCGGAACTGTGCCCATGGTTATCATATCGAGACAGAAATTATTGGGACACATGGTTCTTTGCGTATCGGTACGATACCAGAGAAGAATCAAGTTGCGCTAATGGATGATCGCGGAATCGTACGCGAGTGTGCGAGCGGGTTCCTGGAGCGGTTCGAACAGGCTTATGTGGATGAAGTGATTGAATTCATCCGCTGTATCCGTGAAGATCGGAAGCCGGAAGTAACGGTGGCGGATGGTGTTCAGTCGACGATTTTAGGATATGCGTGCAAGCAATCGTTTGAGACGGGCCAGTTGGTCGCTGTGCACCACAGAAAATAG
- a CDS encoding solute:sodium symporter family transporter has product MLYITVITFLLYTCFIAWYSWHKTKAVDLNSSDGYFLGGRSLTGIVIAGSLLLTNLSTEQMVGLNGQSYGSSMVVMAWEVTSPIALIFMAFVFLPRYLKAGITTIPDFLEQRYDMRTRQIISILFLLGYAMAYLPTVLYSGALVLDTIFNLSSIFGFGDFGMVLVVSLVIGIVGILYVVLGGLRACALSDTLNGVGLIVGGLLITVLGLVALGGGDLVDGVNTLLQKEPEKLNSIGDSSSPVPFITIFFGLLFNNLFYWCTNQAIVQRTLGAKNLKEGQKGVLYAGMFKIIGPFYLVIPGIIAYHLFNNSLSNADMAYPSLVIEVLPTLLSGFFAAVLFGAILSSFNGALNSSLTLFTLDIYKPMFKPQATEKQLVKAGRIFAIVLGLVSVAIAPLILFAPSGLYYYLQEMFGFYNVPIIAAVVVGFFTKRVPAIAPKIALCAHIVLYALSKFFLGEINFLYILSVLFPVCVLVMLIVGKFAPRDEDFELYNSGKVDLTPWKHARVFTVVMVILMIAMYVLFSPLGIAA; this is encoded by the coding sequence ATGCTGTACATCACGGTCATTACCTTTTTACTGTATACGTGCTTCATAGCGTGGTATTCGTGGCATAAGACGAAAGCGGTAGATTTGAACAGTTCAGATGGCTATTTCTTAGGCGGACGCAGTTTGACGGGGATCGTCATTGCGGGCTCTCTACTCCTGACGAACTTATCCACCGAGCAAATGGTGGGCTTGAATGGACAGAGCTATGGCTCATCCATGGTCGTTATGGCGTGGGAGGTTACTTCGCCAATCGCGTTAATTTTCATGGCGTTTGTCTTCCTGCCCCGTTATTTGAAAGCAGGTATTACAACGATTCCAGACTTCCTGGAGCAGCGCTATGACATGCGTACACGTCAAATTATTTCGATCTTGTTCTTGCTCGGTTATGCGATGGCGTATCTTCCAACAGTTCTTTACTCAGGTGCGCTTGTGTTAGATACGATTTTTAACTTGTCCTCTATTTTTGGCTTCGGTGACTTTGGAATGGTACTCGTCGTTTCATTGGTGATTGGTATTGTCGGTATCCTGTATGTTGTTCTCGGTGGTCTGCGGGCCTGTGCCTTGTCAGATACGTTGAATGGGGTAGGTCTCATTGTAGGCGGACTGTTAATTACGGTTCTTGGTCTAGTTGCACTAGGGGGAGGGGACCTTGTCGATGGTGTCAACACATTGCTGCAAAAGGAACCTGAAAAGCTGAATTCTATCGGTGACAGCAGTTCACCTGTTCCATTTATTACGATTTTCTTCGGTCTACTATTCAACAACTTGTTCTACTGGTGTACAAATCAGGCGATCGTGCAGCGTACATTAGGTGCGAAGAACTTGAAGGAAGGCCAGAAGGGCGTTCTGTATGCAGGTATGTTCAAAATAATTGGACCTTTCTATCTTGTTATTCCAGGTATCATTGCGTACCACTTGTTCAATAACTCATTATCAAATGCGGATATGGCGTATCCTTCGCTCGTTATCGAAGTATTGCCAACATTGTTATCCGGATTCTTCGCGGCTGTATTGTTCGGTGCAATCCTAAGCTCTTTCAACGGAGCGTTGAACAGCTCTTTGACGTTGTTTACGTTGGATATTTACAAGCCGATGTTCAAACCGCAAGCAACAGAGAAGCAATTGGTGAAAGCTGGCCGTATATTTGCTATCGTGCTCGGCCTCGTATCGGTAGCGATAGCACCGCTTATTCTATTCGCACCATCAGGCTTGTACTATTATTTGCAAGAAATGTTCGGATTCTATAATGTGCCGATTATCGCGGCGGTTGTGGTCGGATTCTTCACGAAGCGAGTACCGGCGATTGCACCGAAAATTGCGCTGTGTGCGCACATTGTACTCTATGCGTTGTCCAAGTTCTTCTTAGGTGAGATTAACTTCTTGTATATTTTAAGTGTGCTGTTCCCTGTGTGTGTGCTTGTTATGCTTATTGTCGGCAAGTTTGCGCCGCGAGATGAAGATTTCGAACTGTACAACTCAGGCAAGGTAGACTTGACACCATGGAAACATGCGAGAGTATTTACGGTTGTCATGGTCATATTGATGATCGCAATGTATGTGCTGTTCTCCCCGCTTGGGATTGCGGCTTGA
- a CDS encoding NUDIX hydrolase produces the protein MTQKWLEWAKEIQAISQAGLAYSKDVYDKERFEQLRELSVSILHEYTDMEHEKIRTLFASDSGYPTPKVDVRGVVFQEEKILLVKERLDGAWALPGGWADIGLSAKEVAVKEIKEESGYDARPVRLLAVLDKKFHNHPPASQHVYKMFIQCELTGGEAAGGVETSEVGFFSENNLPELSLERNTKEQLQQMFEYLRNPAKDVWFD, from the coding sequence ATGACACAGAAGTGGCTTGAGTGGGCGAAGGAGATTCAGGCGATCAGCCAGGCGGGCCTTGCCTATTCCAAGGATGTTTATGATAAAGAACGATTTGAACAGCTGCGAGAACTAAGCGTTTCTATTTTACATGAATACACCGATATGGAGCATGAGAAGATTCGAACATTATTTGCGAGTGACAGCGGATACCCGACACCGAAGGTGGATGTGCGCGGGGTTGTTTTTCAAGAAGAGAAAATTCTACTAGTCAAGGAAAGGCTAGATGGAGCATGGGCACTTCCGGGCGGATGGGCGGACATTGGGCTATCGGCAAAAGAGGTTGCCGTAAAAGAGATCAAGGAAGAGTCCGGTTATGATGCTCGGCCTGTCAGACTACTGGCAGTGCTGGATAAGAAATTCCATAATCATCCGCCTGCATCTCAGCATGTATATAAGATGTTTATCCAATGCGAACTAACTGGGGGAGAAGCGGCAGGTGGAGTAGAGACCTCAGAGGTTGGTTTCTTTAGCGAAAATAACTTGCCGGAATTATCGCTGGAACGTAACACCAAGGAACAGCTTCAGCAGATGTTCGAGTATCTTCGGAATCCGGCGAAAGATGTGTGGTTTGACTAG
- a CDS encoding SRPBCC family protein encodes MIKIATEIGIMAPIHICFDFARDIDLHTQTVWPHTKERAVEGVTSGMIGQEEFVTFEATHFLIRQRLSSQITEYKRPYLFVDTMSRGAFKSLKHEHHFIDLGITTIMQDVLYLEAPLGPLGWIAERVVLKSYMRQFLIYRNRELKSRIEEYSREYY; translated from the coding sequence TTGATTAAGATTGCAACAGAAATTGGAATCATGGCACCTATTCACATTTGTTTTGATTTTGCCAGGGATATCGATCTTCATACACAGACTGTGTGGCCTCATACAAAAGAACGTGCGGTTGAGGGAGTCACGAGCGGCATGATCGGACAAGAAGAGTTTGTCACTTTTGAAGCGACCCACTTTTTGATCCGGCAGAGGCTGTCTTCACAAATTACGGAGTACAAAAGGCCGTATCTTTTTGTAGATACGATGAGCCGTGGAGCATTCAAAAGCCTGAAGCATGAGCATCATTTCATCGATTTAGGGATTACGACGATCATGCAGGATGTTCTTTATCTGGAGGCGCCGTTGGGCCCCCTCGGATGGATTGCTGAAAGAGTTGTGCTGAAATCGTATATGCGTCAGTTTTTAATATACCGAAATCGAGAGTTAAAGAGCAGAATCGAGGAGTACAGCCGGGAATACTACTAA
- a CDS encoding Gfo/Idh/MocA family protein, with product MQKIRVGIIGGGFGASVHAPIFQMHEGFEVECIASVHRGLSEKDMPNIKQYTDWNKMLEAEELDLVSVVSAPVHHCSMTMEALKNGLHVLCEKPLGMNSDQTRLMMNEIIGTKCKGFVNFQWRLTPVRQRIKQILKNRELGSIHHMKYQGIFSGYEALATQPRGWEGQKESGGGHLFAVGSHMLDSMMWWMEEEIDHVYASMRTVVPSFSGATEIENRNTDDAFSIIGSFSNGTSFTSDVFYPGIRGTGWTLEIYGSKGTLIMRNDQSIELSFGGDFKELKINQMEPPYELKAPLKHYYSVFYPMVDLIHKSINGDDGLVDLPTFDDGHKVQSVLDAIIASANTQSRIQVSYSR from the coding sequence ATGCAAAAAATTCGCGTTGGTATCATTGGAGGTGGGTTTGGGGCGTCAGTACACGCTCCTATATTTCAAATGCATGAGGGTTTTGAAGTGGAGTGTATTGCCAGTGTTCATCGAGGTCTCAGTGAAAAGGATATGCCCAACATTAAACAATACACCGATTGGAATAAGATGCTTGAAGCGGAGGAACTGGATTTAGTATCTGTTGTTTCTGCTCCAGTACATCATTGTTCAATGACAATGGAAGCACTGAAGAACGGATTGCATGTATTATGTGAGAAACCACTAGGAATGAACTCGGATCAGACTCGGTTAATGATGAATGAAATCATCGGAACCAAGTGCAAAGGGTTTGTAAATTTCCAATGGAGATTAACGCCTGTCAGACAAAGGATCAAACAAATTTTGAAGAATCGTGAACTTGGCAGTATACATCATATGAAGTACCAGGGGATTTTTTCTGGATATGAAGCGTTAGCGACTCAACCTAGAGGATGGGAAGGGCAAAAAGAGTCTGGTGGAGGACATTTATTTGCTGTAGGCTCGCATATGCTGGATTCAATGATGTGGTGGATGGAAGAAGAAATCGACCATGTATACGCTAGTATGAGAACGGTTGTCCCTAGCTTTTCAGGAGCTACTGAAATAGAAAATAGGAACACAGATGATGCATTTTCAATCATCGGTAGCTTTAGTAATGGTACTTCTTTTACGTCTGATGTCTTTTATCCCGGTATTAGAGGTACGGGTTGGACTCTCGAGATTTACGGCAGCAAGGGAACTTTGATCATGAGGAATGACCAGTCTATTGAATTAAGTTTTGGTGGGGATTTTAAAGAGCTCAAGATCAACCAAATGGAACCGCCATATGAATTAAAAGCTCCACTTAAACATTACTATAGTGTGTTTTATCCAATGGTAGATTTAATACATAAATCGATAAACGGTGATGATGGACTAGTCGATTTACCAACTTTCGATGATGGACATAAAGTTCAATCTGTACTTGATGCAATCATAGCATCCGCGAACACACAGTCAAGAATCCAAGTGAGCTATAGTCGCTAG
- a CDS encoding S66 family peptidase — protein MKAQKLKSGDEIRILSPSRSMSIIAKEQRKLSEQQLREMGLTVAYSKHCEESDAFSSSSIESRVQDLHEAFLDPNVSGILTTIGGYNCNQILSYIDYDIIASNPKRLCGYSDITVLSSAIYAKTGLITYSGPHYSTFGMLHGIEYTTEYFYKMMFQEGAVSVLPSAEWSDDAWYMDQENRTFIQNDGPYVINEGKAEGVIIGGNLCTLNLLHGTEFMPSLEGAILFLEDDLESQPPTFDRDLQSLIHQPGFNDVKGIVIGRFQPSSQMNRQLLHDIIKSKKELEHLPVVADVNFGHTSPQITIPVGGEATLEAFGKEVKLSITE, from the coding sequence ATGAAAGCACAAAAGCTCAAGTCAGGTGATGAGATCCGTATCCTGTCACCCTCACGGAGTATGTCTATTATTGCAAAAGAACAACGGAAACTTTCCGAGCAACAACTGCGTGAGATGGGGCTCACTGTAGCATACTCCAAGCATTGTGAGGAAAGTGACGCGTTTAGTTCATCGTCCATCGAATCCAGAGTTCAAGATTTACACGAAGCGTTTCTGGACCCAAATGTTTCGGGCATTCTCACAACGATTGGCGGTTACAACTGCAATCAGATACTGAGTTATATTGATTATGATATTATCGCTTCGAATCCGAAAAGATTGTGCGGATATTCCGATATTACGGTACTAAGCAGCGCTATTTATGCTAAGACAGGGTTGATTACGTATTCGGGTCCGCATTATTCAACCTTTGGCATGCTTCACGGGATTGAATATACGACCGAATATTTTTACAAAATGATGTTCCAAGAGGGGGCAGTATCAGTACTTCCTTCAGCAGAATGGAGTGATGATGCCTGGTATATGGATCAGGAGAACCGGACGTTTATCCAGAACGATGGCCCTTATGTCATTAATGAAGGAAAAGCGGAGGGTGTAATCATCGGTGGTAATCTGTGTACACTCAACCTGCTGCATGGGACAGAGTTTATGCCGAGTTTAGAGGGCGCCATCTTGTTTCTTGAAGATGACTTGGAATCGCAGCCACCGACGTTCGATCGTGATTTGCAATCACTCATTCATCAGCCTGGGTTTAATGATGTTAAAGGAATAGTTATCGGACGGTTCCAACCGTCATCACAGATGAACAGACAACTCCTGCATGATATTATCAAATCCAAGAAAGAACTGGAACACCTGCCTGTAGTAGCCGACGTTAACTTTGGACATACATCACCGCAAATTACGATTCCTGTCGGTGGAGAAGCAACCCTTGAAGCATTCGGGAAAGAAGTGAAGCTAAGTATTACAGAGTAA
- a CDS encoding TIM barrel protein, translating to MRRLQIGMWHQFTLNRWNDISNDFISGMEISKYLSKEAVEEVSRFCMNENLKFGVHGPILGTYGYTLPTLNSPDPEQYREALERIATEVKLAAECGADYILFHYPFYPTYQQPYVPYLKLPDSLNRYEYDQLSKSKFRDISERLFERLSELQQQYRQRIVLEHDFFGNYEDVFIQSFLNNPDIGLVIDTARLDIARRAFEGFDPYNFMETLASQVYLVHYSNVVYSDDTFKHHLPVLPEHDEDESYGDSHRYLEYLSDRNQEFHLTFEHNHELISKDQLFEEYERTARLLGLTSVSYRHL from the coding sequence ATGAGACGTCTTCAGATAGGGATGTGGCATCAATTCACGCTGAATCGATGGAACGATATATCGAATGATTTCATTAGCGGAATGGAGATTTCGAAGTATCTGAGTAAAGAAGCTGTTGAAGAGGTAAGCCGATTCTGCATGAACGAAAACCTCAAGTTTGGTGTTCACGGTCCTATTCTCGGTACATATGGCTACACGCTGCCTACTCTGAATTCTCCCGATCCGGAGCAATATAGAGAGGCATTAGAACGAATAGCGACAGAAGTTAAGCTTGCGGCAGAGTGTGGGGCAGATTATATTTTGTTCCACTATCCATTCTATCCGACTTATCAGCAGCCTTATGTCCCTTATCTGAAACTTCCGGATTCATTGAATCGATATGAGTATGATCAATTAAGTAAGTCCAAATTTCGGGACATTTCCGAACGGCTGTTTGAGAGGTTATCCGAGCTGCAGCAGCAGTACAGACAACGTATTGTGCTGGAGCATGATTTTTTCGGGAATTACGAAGATGTATTTATTCAATCGTTTTTAAATAATCCCGACATCGGTCTGGTTATCGACACGGCAAGGCTGGATATCGCACGCCGAGCGTTTGAGGGTTTTGATCCGTATAACTTTATGGAGACTTTGGCTTCTCAGGTTTATTTGGTGCATTACAGCAATGTCGTTTACTCGGATGATACTTTTAAACATCATTTGCCAGTGCTGCCTGAGCATGACGAGGATGAAAGCTACGGAGATTCTCATCGATATCTTGAATATTTGTCTGACCGGAATCAAGAGTTTCACCTTACTTTCGAGCACAACCATGAACTGATCAGTAAGGATCAATTGTTTGAAGAATATGAGAGAACTGCACGGCTGCTCGGACTAACATCAGTGTCATATCGACACTTATAG
- a CDS encoding class I SAM-dependent methyltransferase — translation MTIDFHDGKNKHTYAARTADHEWIELLRPYVGNNPGVALDIGCAGGIYSKALADLGASRVIGMDFSRSNLDGARDNCSSYDNITFMQRDALDTGLPEQSVDLILERALIHHITDLDACFREASRVLKQGGLIIVQDRTQADCLLPGSVNHIRGYFFEKYPRLIQKETERRHTSLAVVQSLSANQFEQIEEISFWETRRTYHDIAELEQDLLNRTGRSILHDLNDHELGELVAYILEKLQDRQDDEIKEQDRWTLWIAKRKSC, via the coding sequence ATGACCATTGATTTCCATGACGGGAAAAATAAACATACCTACGCTGCAAGAACAGCCGATCACGAGTGGATTGAACTTTTGCGACCATATGTCGGTAACAATCCTGGGGTTGCACTCGATATCGGATGTGCTGGCGGGATATACAGCAAGGCATTGGCAGATTTGGGAGCGAGCCGTGTCATAGGTATGGATTTCTCCAGATCCAATCTGGATGGGGCAAGGGATAACTGCAGCTCTTACGATAATATAACTTTTATGCAGAGGGATGCGCTTGATACCGGTTTGCCAGAGCAGAGCGTGGATTTGATCTTGGAGCGGGCTCTTATTCATCACATTACGGATCTAGATGCCTGCTTCAGGGAAGCTTCTCGTGTGCTAAAGCAGGGCGGATTGATCATTGTGCAGGACAGGACCCAGGCAGATTGTCTTCTTCCTGGAAGTGTGAACCACATTCGCGGATATTTTTTCGAGAAATACCCTAGATTGATTCAGAAGGAAACGGAGCGGAGACATACGAGTCTTGCCGTGGTACAAAGCCTTTCTGCGAATCAATTTGAACAGATTGAAGAGATTTCCTTCTGGGAAACGCGTAGAACCTATCATGATATAGCCGAACTGGAGCAAGACCTGCTGAATCGAACAGGCCGATCTATTCTTCATGACCTGAATGATCATGAACTTGGGGAGCTCGTTGCCTATATACTTGAAAAATTGCAAGATAGGCAAGACGATGAAATAAAGGAACAAGACCGATGGACCCTATGGATTGCCAAACGGAAGAGCTGTTAA